The following proteins come from a genomic window of Gynuella sunshinyii YC6258:
- the sdhC gene encoding succinate dehydrogenase, cytochrome b556 subunit, with protein MNKNRPVNLDLTTIKFPVPAITSILHRISGVYLFIGIGFLVWMMSTSLESAQGFKVVQSMLSSGIAKLILWVTVSAVLYHFVAGIKHLFMDMGIGESKESGPKMAIGVVAISAVLIVLAGVWIWA; from the coding sequence GTGAATAAAAATCGCCCTGTTAATTTAGATCTGACTACTATTAAGTTTCCCGTCCCCGCAATTACATCCATCCTTCATAGAATCTCAGGCGTATATTTGTTTATAGGTATTGGGTTTTTGGTTTGGATGATGAGTACATCCCTGGAATCAGCTCAAGGCTTTAAGGTCGTGCAGAGTATGTTGTCCAGCGGAATTGCCAAGTTGATTCTCTGGGTTACAGTATCTGCTGTTCTTTACCACTTCGTTGCAGGAATCAAACACCTGTTTATGGATATGGGTATCGGAGAGAGCAAGGAAAGTGGGCCTAAGATGGCTATAGGTGTTGTGGCGATTTCCGCAGTATTGATTGTCCTGGCAGGAGTGTGGATATGGGCGTAA
- the sdhD gene encoding succinate dehydrogenase, hydrophobic membrane anchor protein: MVRNVTNLSRSGLSDWLIQRFSAVVLAAYTVFILVFLIASPELSYVQWHALFDHTAMKIFTLLAMLSLIGHAWVGLWTVATDYLKPMAIRFIFLAVVAITLFVYLIVTVTALWG; this comes from the coding sequence ATTGTTAGAAATGTCACCAATCTTAGCAGAAGCGGGTTATCTGATTGGCTGATTCAAAGATTCTCAGCAGTAGTCCTTGCTGCGTATACCGTCTTTATTCTGGTGTTTTTAATCGCCAGCCCCGAGTTGAGTTATGTTCAGTGGCACGCTTTGTTTGATCATACGGCGATGAAGATTTTTACCCTGTTAGCGATGTTGTCACTGATTGGACATGCCTGGGTGGGTCTGTGGACTGTAGCAACAGATTATCTGAAACCTATGGCGATCAGATTCATTTTTCTGGCCGTCGTTGCTATTACATTATTCGTATATCTAATCGTGACCGTTACGGCGCTTTGGGGTTAA
- the sdhA gene encoding succinate dehydrogenase flavoprotein subunit, with protein MANMRTMTYDAIIVGGGGAGMRAAVQLAQSGFKTAVVSKVFPTRSHTVSAQGGITCAIASADPNDDWRWHMYDTVKGSDFIGDQDAIEYMCSVGPQAVFELDHMGLPFSRTEEGRIYQRPFGGQSKDYGKGGQAARTCAAADRTGHALLHTLYQANLKAGTQFLNEWFAVDLVTNTDGAVVGVIALCMETGETVYIRAKATVFATGGAGRIYASTTNAHINTGDGIGMALRAGFPVQDIEMWQFHPTGIHGAGVLVTEGCRGEGGYLVNKDGERFMERYAPNYKDLASRDVVARSMILEILDGRGAGPDGDHVFLKLDHLGEEVLNSRLPGISELSKIFAHVDPAKDMIPVVPTCHYMMGGIPTNVGGQALTQSAEGSDNVIEGFYACGEAACVSVHGANRLGGNSLLDLVVFGRAAGLQIEKSLREGFDTKPANDDDIERAMQRLNRLNASTSGEKIADVRKDLQNLMQLHFGVFRRGDSMEEGLRKLSVIRERVQNVHLQDKSAAFNTSRIEALELENLLEVAEATAVAASVRTESRGAHAREDYPERDDENWLCHSLFFPADKRVGRRAVNFAPNTVEAFQPVKRTY; from the coding sequence ATGGCAAATATGAGAACAATGACTTACGACGCCATTATTGTTGGTGGCGGCGGTGCGGGCATGCGAGCAGCAGTGCAGCTGGCCCAATCAGGCTTTAAAACAGCTGTAGTATCGAAAGTGTTTCCGACACGCTCGCATACGGTATCTGCTCAAGGTGGTATTACCTGCGCAATAGCCAGTGCTGATCCAAATGATGACTGGCGCTGGCATATGTACGATACCGTTAAAGGATCAGATTTTATCGGTGATCAGGATGCGATCGAATATATGTGTTCTGTCGGTCCACAGGCGGTTTTTGAATTGGATCACATGGGATTGCCGTTTTCCCGTACTGAGGAAGGTCGTATTTATCAAAGACCTTTCGGGGGGCAGTCAAAAGACTATGGCAAAGGTGGTCAGGCGGCCAGAACCTGTGCAGCTGCGGATCGTACCGGCCATGCTTTGTTGCATACTCTTTATCAAGCTAATCTGAAAGCTGGTACTCAATTTCTGAATGAGTGGTTTGCTGTTGATTTGGTGACTAATACTGATGGTGCTGTAGTCGGTGTTATCGCTCTGTGTATGGAGACTGGTGAGACTGTTTATATCCGTGCTAAAGCAACGGTATTCGCAACCGGTGGTGCCGGACGTATCTATGCCTCTACTACCAATGCTCATATTAATACCGGCGATGGTATTGGTATGGCGCTGAGGGCTGGTTTCCCTGTTCAAGACATTGAGATGTGGCAGTTTCACCCCACAGGTATTCATGGTGCAGGCGTCCTGGTAACAGAAGGGTGCCGTGGTGAGGGTGGTTACCTGGTCAATAAAGATGGTGAACGTTTTATGGAACGTTATGCGCCTAACTATAAAGATCTGGCCAGTCGTGATGTTGTTGCCCGTTCCATGATTCTTGAGATTTTGGATGGTCGTGGTGCCGGTCCTGATGGGGATCATGTTTTCCTTAAATTGGACCATCTTGGCGAAGAGGTGCTTAACAGTCGTTTGCCGGGTATTAGTGAGCTGTCGAAAATTTTTGCTCATGTGGATCCGGCGAAAGACATGATTCCGGTGGTTCCAACCTGCCATTACATGATGGGTGGCATTCCAACCAATGTTGGCGGTCAGGCACTGACCCAGTCTGCTGAAGGGTCAGACAATGTAATTGAAGGTTTTTATGCCTGTGGGGAAGCCGCTTGTGTTTCCGTTCATGGGGCTAACCGTCTTGGTGGTAACTCATTGCTTGACTTGGTTGTATTCGGTCGCGCAGCAGGGCTGCAGATTGAGAAAAGTCTGCGTGAGGGTTTTGATACCAAGCCGGCCAATGATGACGACATTGAACGCGCCATGCAGCGCCTTAACCGTTTAAATGCATCTACATCTGGTGAGAAAATTGCTGATGTACGTAAAGATCTTCAAAACCTGATGCAGCTGCACTTTGGTGTTTTCCGTAGAGGTGACAGTATGGAAGAAGGCTTGCGGAAATTGTCTGTCATTCGTGAACGGGTTCAGAACGTCCATCTGCAGGATAAAAGTGCAGCATTCAATACATCCAGGATTGAGGCGCTGGAGCTTGAAAACCTGCTCGAAGTTGCTGAGGCAACGGCTGTGGCTGCATCTGTGCGGACAGAAAGCCGTGGTGCTCATGCCAGGGAGGATTATCCCGAGCGTGATGACGAAAACTGGCTGTGCCATTCTTTGTTTTTCCCGGCAGACAAGCGTGTTGGACGGCGTGCTGTAAATTTTGCGCCAAATACAGTCGAGGCTTTTCAGCCTGTTAAGCGGACATACTAA
- a CDS encoding succinate dehydrogenase iron-sulfur subunit — protein MKVSIYRYNPDTDKKPYMKDYEVSLPEGKDLMVLDVLHLIKEQDDSVAFRRSCREGVCGSDGININGKNGLACITHLSDVVKAGGTLVVRPLPGLPVIRDLVVDMGIFYKQYERIKPYLINEEPAPAIERLQSPADRAKLDGLYECILCACCSTACPSFWWNPDKFVGPSGLLQAYRFLADSRDTATAERLAELDDPFSVFRCRGIMNCVAVCPKGLNPTRAIGHIRNMLLHNAT, from the coding sequence ATGAAAGTTAGTATTTACCGCTATAATCCGGATACCGATAAAAAGCCATACATGAAAGACTATGAGGTTAGTCTGCCAGAAGGCAAAGACCTGATGGTTTTAGATGTTCTTCATCTGATCAAGGAGCAGGACGACAGTGTTGCATTTCGTCGTTCCTGTCGTGAAGGAGTTTGCGGTTCAGACGGCATTAATATTAATGGTAAAAATGGTCTGGCCTGTATTACTCACCTGTCTGATGTGGTGAAAGCGGGAGGAACACTGGTTGTAAGACCATTGCCTGGGTTGCCCGTTATACGTGATCTGGTTGTAGATATGGGTATTTTCTACAAACAGTATGAGCGTATTAAGCCTTATTTGATCAATGAAGAACCAGCGCCGGCAATTGAGCGTTTACAAAGCCCTGCAGATAGAGCGAAACTAGATGGGCTATATGAATGTATTTTGTGCGCATGTTGTAGTACGGCGTGTCCGTCTTTCTGGTGGAATCCAGATAAGTTTGTTGGGCCCTCAGGCTTGCTTCAGGCTTATCGTTTTCTGGCTGATAGTCGTGATACAGCAACGGCAGAGCGGTTGGCAGAACTGGATGATCCTTTCTCCGTTTTCCGTTGCCGTGGCATCATGAACTGTGTAGCCGTCTGTCCAAAAGGATTAAATCCGACTCGGGCAATTGGACACATCCGGAATATGCTGCTCCATAACGCAACCTGA
- a CDS encoding 2-oxoglutarate dehydrogenase E1 component: MQDSIMEQLWGTSHLAGGNSSYLEELYESYLRDPNSVPEDWRAEFDKLPRVNPSVHSEVPHSPIKDHFLLLSKNQKKLSTAVLSPSITTEHERKQVRVHQLATAYRFRGHQKAKLDPLGLEQRPSIPDLELQYHELSKADEDTVFSCSHLYAGKEEATLKETIELLEQTYCSSVGAEFTHIVDTAERRWIEQRMESVKSHPVYSNEARLHILERLSAGEGLEKYLQSKYPGTKRFGLEGGEALIPLVDELIQRAGSYGTKEIVLGMAHRGRLNILVNILGKSPRDLFDEFEGKSFYEMGSGDVKYHQGFSSNVMTQGGEVHLAMAFNPSHLEIVSPVVEGSVRARQDRRKDPVGTTVLPVAIHGDAAFAGQGVVMETFQMSQTRGYKTGGTIHIIVNNQVGFTTSRREDARSTEYCTDIAKMVQAPIFHVNGDDPEAVVFVTQLAVDYRQQFKRDVVIDMVCYRRRGHNEADEPAMTQPLMYEKIRKIKSTLDLYGERLVNEGVIDKDGVTQMAEEYRTALENGEHVAKSLVKEPNTSLFVDWKPYLNQPFSDDFDTSLDLQYLRELANRINTVPEGFPVQRQVNKIIEDRLKMAAGAMPINWGFAETLAYATILDSDHPIRITGQDVGRGTFVHRHAVLHSTKDGSTYVPLRNLSEDQPEFDIYDSFLSEEAVLAFEYGYATTTPNALVIWEAQFGDFANGAQVVIDQFITSGEHKWGRLCGLVMLLPHGYEGQGPEHSSARLERYLQLCAEQNIQVCVPSTPAQVYHMLRRQITRNLRKPLVVMSPKSLLRHKDAVSTLDELATGKFETVLDDPDITDKDAVQRVVFCSGKVYYDLRERCRRDEIVNVALVRVEQLYPFPEDRLYQILSTYPKVEDVVWCQEEPMNQGAWYSSQHHLRNVIHRHDPDLYLVYVGREASAAPAAGYMKLHLEQLNKFLEDALVYPKK; encoded by the coding sequence ATGCAAGACAGCATAATGGAGCAGCTCTGGGGGACATCCCATCTCGCCGGCGGAAATTCTTCCTATTTAGAGGAATTGTACGAATCTTATCTACGTGACCCTAATTCTGTGCCAGAAGATTGGAGAGCTGAATTCGATAAGCTTCCCCGTGTGAACCCCAGTGTTCACTCTGAAGTACCACACTCTCCGATTAAAGATCACTTTCTTCTGCTTTCAAAAAATCAGAAAAAGCTTTCCACTGCAGTGCTTTCGCCCAGTATAACTACTGAGCATGAGCGTAAACAGGTTCGTGTTCATCAGCTGGCTACAGCCTACCGCTTTCGTGGTCATCAGAAAGCAAAGCTTGATCCATTGGGGCTCGAGCAAAGACCTTCGATTCCAGACCTTGAGTTGCAGTATCACGAGTTATCGAAAGCTGATGAAGATACTGTATTTTCCTGCTCTCATTTATACGCGGGGAAGGAAGAAGCGACTCTTAAGGAAACAATTGAGCTGCTGGAGCAGACTTACTGCTCGTCTGTAGGAGCTGAGTTTACTCATATCGTTGATACTGCCGAACGTCGTTGGATTGAACAGCGCATGGAATCGGTAAAATCACATCCTGTTTACAGCAATGAAGCGCGTCTCCATATTCTTGAGCGTTTATCTGCTGGTGAGGGATTGGAAAAGTATCTGCAGAGCAAATATCCCGGTACCAAACGCTTCGGGCTTGAAGGAGGCGAAGCTCTGATTCCGCTGGTGGACGAACTGATTCAAAGAGCTGGATCTTATGGAACTAAAGAAATTGTCCTTGGGATGGCTCACCGCGGGCGTCTGAATATTCTCGTTAATATTCTGGGTAAAAGTCCTAGAGATTTGTTTGATGAGTTTGAAGGAAAATCCTTCTATGAGATGGGAAGTGGCGATGTTAAATATCACCAAGGTTTCTCGTCCAACGTAATGACTCAGGGTGGAGAAGTGCATCTGGCGATGGCTTTTAATCCATCACACCTGGAGATTGTGTCTCCTGTTGTTGAAGGTTCTGTTCGTGCCCGACAGGATCGCCGCAAAGATCCCGTCGGCACGACTGTATTACCTGTTGCTATTCATGGTGATGCTGCTTTTGCTGGTCAGGGTGTGGTCATGGAAACATTTCAGATGTCTCAGACCCGTGGGTATAAGACTGGCGGTACCATCCATATCATTGTGAACAATCAGGTCGGTTTTACGACCAGTCGCCGTGAAGACGCCCGTTCGACAGAGTACTGTACCGACATTGCCAAAATGGTCCAGGCACCTATTTTTCATGTTAATGGAGATGATCCTGAAGCCGTTGTTTTCGTGACCCAACTGGCTGTTGATTATCGTCAGCAGTTCAAACGCGATGTTGTTATTGACATGGTATGTTATCGGCGCCGTGGACATAATGAGGCCGATGAACCGGCAATGACCCAGCCATTGATGTACGAAAAAATCCGCAAAATCAAATCAACTCTGGATCTTTATGGAGAGCGTTTGGTTAATGAGGGTGTGATCGATAAAGACGGTGTGACGCAAATGGCCGAAGAATATCGTACGGCCCTGGAAAATGGCGAGCATGTTGCCAAATCGTTGGTTAAAGAGCCTAATACCTCATTGTTTGTAGACTGGAAACCATACCTGAATCAACCGTTTTCTGATGATTTTGATACTTCACTCGATCTTCAGTATCTGAGAGAGCTTGCTAATCGCATTAATACGGTCCCGGAAGGTTTTCCTGTACAGCGTCAGGTCAATAAGATCATAGAAGACCGTCTGAAAATGGCTGCCGGAGCAATGCCTATAAACTGGGGATTTGCTGAAACCCTGGCTTATGCAACGATTTTGGACTCCGATCACCCTATTCGAATTACTGGCCAGGATGTCGGGCGTGGCACTTTTGTGCATCGTCATGCGGTATTACACAGTACTAAAGATGGTTCCACTTACGTCCCGTTGCGCAATCTTTCAGAAGATCAGCCGGAGTTCGATATATACGATTCTTTCCTGTCTGAAGAAGCGGTCCTTGCATTCGAATACGGCTATGCCACAACAACACCAAATGCCTTAGTCATATGGGAAGCCCAGTTTGGTGACTTTGCCAATGGTGCCCAGGTCGTTATCGACCAGTTCATAACCAGTGGCGAGCACAAGTGGGGACGTCTGTGCGGATTGGTTATGCTGTTGCCGCATGGATATGAAGGACAGGGGCCAGAGCATTCATCTGCTCGCCTTGAGCGTTATCTGCAATTGTGTGCAGAGCAGAATATTCAAGTTTGTGTTCCGTCGACTCCAGCGCAGGTATACCACATGCTGCGTCGCCAGATCACCCGTAACCTGAGAAAGCCATTGGTTGTGATGTCACCAAAAAGTCTTCTGCGCCATAAAGATGCAGTGAGTACCTTGGATGAACTGGCGACCGGCAAGTTCGAAACGGTATTGGATGATCCGGATATTACAGATAAAGACGCAGTTCAGCGGGTCGTTTTCTGTAGTGGCAAAGTATATTACGACCTGCGTGAAAGATGCCGTCGTGATGAAATAGTGAACGTTGCGCTGGTACGTGTTGAGCAGTTGTATCCGTTCCCTGAAGACCGCCTTTATCAGATTCTTTCTACTTATCCAAAAGTGGAAGATGTTGTCTGGTGTCAGGAAGAGCCTATGAATCAGGGTGCATGGTATAGCAGTCAGCATCATTTACGTAATGTCATTCACCGACATGATCCGGACCTTTACCTGGTTTATGTTGGTCGTGAAGCTTCTGCTGCCCCGGCCGCTGGTTATATGAAATTACACTTGGAACAGTTAAATAAATTTTTAGAAGACGCCCTGGTCTATCCAAAAAAATAG
- the odhB gene encoding 2-oxoglutarate dehydrogenase complex dihydrolipoyllysine-residue succinyltransferase translates to MAIEIKAPQFPESVADGSIATWHKKPGEPVQRDELLVDIETDKVVLEVVAPADGQLVEILKDEGDTVLSVEVIARFEEGTVSTAVPSAEAAEEETVQVGNVAMSPSAKRLLDEKKLDAEKIKGTGKGGRISKEDVQAYINSVPASAAKPASQAITSSSAQPVISIADGEKIEKRVPMTRLRKSIAKRLKEAQETAALLTTFNEVNMEPVMTLRSKYKDMFEKVHNGTRLGFMSFFVKATTEALKRFPDVNASIDGDDIVYHGYQDIGIAVSSDRGLVVPILRDCDRMNLADIEAQIRDFGARAQKGGLGLDELQGGTFTITNGGVFGSLMSTPILTPPQTAILGMHKIQERPMAVNGEVKILPMMYLALTYDHRLIDGKDAVQFLVAIKDMLEDPARILLDL, encoded by the coding sequence ATGGCAATAGAAATCAAAGCACCCCAATTTCCTGAGTCCGTTGCGGACGGCAGTATCGCTACATGGCATAAAAAGCCGGGCGAACCTGTTCAACGGGACGAACTGCTGGTAGATATTGAAACAGATAAAGTGGTACTTGAAGTGGTTGCACCTGCCGACGGGCAATTGGTGGAAATCCTGAAAGACGAAGGTGATACTGTACTCAGTGTAGAGGTAATTGCCAGATTCGAAGAGGGTACCGTAAGTACAGCTGTACCATCTGCAGAAGCTGCAGAAGAAGAGACTGTTCAGGTCGGTAATGTTGCTATGAGTCCGTCAGCCAAGCGCTTGTTGGATGAGAAAAAACTGGATGCCGAAAAGATTAAAGGAACAGGCAAGGGCGGTCGGATAAGCAAAGAAGATGTGCAGGCATATATCAACAGTGTGCCGGCTTCAGCTGCTAAACCTGCGAGCCAGGCGATAACCAGTTCGTCTGCTCAACCAGTTATCAGCATCGCTGATGGTGAAAAGATCGAAAAACGTGTACCGATGACTCGTTTGCGCAAGAGCATTGCCAAGCGTCTGAAGGAAGCTCAGGAAACCGCAGCATTGTTGACAACATTCAATGAGGTCAACATGGAACCCGTCATGACTTTGCGCTCCAAATACAAAGACATGTTTGAAAAGGTCCATAATGGCACTCGTCTGGGTTTCATGTCTTTCTTTGTGAAGGCGACTACTGAAGCTCTGAAGCGATTCCCTGATGTGAATGCCTCTATTGACGGTGATGATATCGTTTATCACGGTTATCAGGATATCGGCATCGCAGTATCATCTGACCGCGGTCTGGTGGTGCCTATTTTGCGCGATTGTGATCGTATGAATTTGGCTGATATCGAAGCCCAGATCCGCGATTTCGGGGCTCGTGCCCAGAAAGGTGGGTTGGGGCTGGATGAACTTCAGGGGGGTACATTTACCATTACTAATGGTGGTGTGTTTGGATCCCTGATGTCTACACCGATTCTGACACCACCTCAAACAGCCATTCTTGGTATGCATAAGATTCAGGAACGCCCAATGGCGGTAAATGGTGAGGTTAAAATCCTGCCTATGATGTATCTGGCCCTGACTTACGATCATCGTTTGATTGACGGGAAAGATGCTGTTCAATTCCTGGTGGCTATCAAAGATATGCTTGAAGACCCTGCCAGAATCCTACTGGATCTTTGA
- the lpdA gene encoding dihydrolipoyl dehydrogenase, producing the protein MAQQFDVVVIGSGPAGYIAAIKSAQLGQKTACIEKWVDKEGKTSLGGTCLNVGCIPSKALLESSEKYHEAMASLGDHGISIKDVKIDVKAMMARKDKIVKNLTGGIAGLFKANGVTSIEGTGKLLENKQVEVTKHDGSIEVLDAKNVIIATGSVPVEIPPIPMHEDIIVDSTGALEFTEVPKRLGVIGAGVIGLELGSVWARLGSDVVVIEAQDKFLPTADQAIAKAAQKIFEKQGLDIRLGCRVTGSEVKGKQVVVTYQDSESDKQETFDKLIVCVGRRPVTDGCLGEGCGVTLDERRFIFVDDQCRTTVPGVYAIGDVVRGPMLAHKGMEEGVMVAEIIAGHETAQMNYETIPNVIYTHPEIAWVGKTEEQLKAEGVDYKVGKMPFAAVGRAMAANDTTGMVKILADKETDRILGMHVFGLSASEIVAQGVISMEFMASAEDLQLTCFAHPTLSEAVHDAALAVDNMALHIANPKKRS; encoded by the coding sequence ATGGCACAACAATTTGACGTGGTAGTAATTGGTTCAGGGCCAGCGGGCTACATTGCCGCAATTAAATCGGCACAATTGGGGCAAAAGACCGCTTGCATCGAAAAATGGGTGGATAAAGAAGGTAAAACCTCTCTGGGGGGCACCTGTCTTAATGTTGGTTGTATCCCATCAAAGGCATTATTGGAATCATCTGAGAAATATCATGAAGCCATGGCTTCTCTCGGTGACCATGGAATTTCTATTAAAGACGTCAAAATAGACGTCAAAGCCATGATGGCGAGAAAGGACAAAATTGTTAAAAACCTGACTGGCGGTATTGCTGGTCTGTTTAAAGCCAACGGCGTAACCAGTATTGAAGGTACTGGTAAGCTGTTGGAAAACAAACAGGTTGAAGTAACCAAGCATGATGGCTCAATAGAAGTGCTTGATGCAAAAAATGTGATTATCGCGACTGGTTCAGTACCTGTCGAAATTCCGCCTATTCCAATGCATGAAGATATCATTGTTGATTCAACGGGCGCGCTGGAGTTCACAGAAGTACCTAAGCGTTTGGGAGTTATCGGAGCAGGTGTGATCGGTCTTGAGCTAGGATCCGTTTGGGCTCGTCTTGGGTCTGATGTCGTTGTCATTGAAGCTCAGGATAAATTTTTGCCAACCGCTGATCAGGCGATTGCTAAAGCCGCTCAGAAAATATTCGAAAAGCAAGGGCTGGATATTCGCCTGGGATGTCGGGTGACTGGCTCAGAAGTTAAGGGCAAGCAGGTTGTTGTTACTTATCAGGATAGTGAAAGTGACAAACAGGAGACTTTTGACAAACTAATTGTCTGTGTTGGTCGTCGTCCGGTAACTGACGGATGTCTGGGTGAAGGTTGCGGTGTGACGCTGGATGAGCGTCGTTTTATCTTTGTGGATGATCAGTGCCGCACGACTGTACCTGGGGTTTATGCTATTGGCGATGTTGTGCGCGGACCTATGCTGGCGCACAAAGGAATGGAAGAAGGAGTCATGGTTGCCGAGATTATCGCAGGCCATGAAACCGCTCAAATGAATTACGAGACCATTCCCAATGTTATCTATACTCATCCTGAAATTGCCTGGGTCGGTAAGACAGAAGAGCAGTTAAAAGCTGAAGGCGTAGACTACAAAGTAGGTAAAATGCCGTTTGCGGCAGTCGGACGTGCAATGGCGGCCAATGACACCACTGGTATGGTCAAGATTCTTGCTGATAAAGAGACAGATCGTATTCTTGGAATGCATGTGTTTGGCTTGTCAGCATCAGAAATTGTTGCTCAGGGTGTTATTTCCATGGAGTTCATGGCCAGTGCGGAAGATTTGCAGTTAACGTGTTTTGCTCATCCTACATTGTCTGAGGCAGTTCATGATGCAGCTTTGGCCGTTGACAATATGGCTCTGCATATTGCGAATCCCAAAAAACGTAGTTAA
- the sucC gene encoding ADP-forming succinate--CoA ligase subunit beta produces the protein MNLHEYQGKQLFKQYGLPVSDGYACDTPEEVVAAVAKIPGDMWVVKAQVHAGGRGKAGGVKLVKSADEAKAFAEQWLGKNLVTYQTDENGQPVSKILVEACTDIAEELYLGAVVDRSTRRIVFMASTEGGVEIEKVAEETPEKILKATIDPLTGAQPYQGRELAFQLGLKGPQINQFVKIFTGLAQLFQDKDLALIEINPLVIKTDGDLHCLDAKLGVDGNALYRHKDLQDMNDPSQEDERESHAASHQLNYVALDGNIGCMVNGAGLAMGTMDIVALHGGFPANFLDVGGGATKERVAEAFKIILSDSKVKAVLVNIFGGIVRCDMIAEGIIGAVKEVGVTVPVIVRLEGTNAELGSKVLADSGLDIIAATSLTDAAQQAVKAAGGN, from the coding sequence ATGAACCTTCACGAATATCAAGGTAAACAATTATTCAAGCAGTATGGCTTGCCGGTATCAGATGGCTATGCCTGTGATACCCCTGAAGAAGTCGTCGCAGCGGTTGCGAAAATTCCAGGAGACATGTGGGTTGTAAAAGCCCAGGTTCATGCTGGAGGAAGAGGCAAGGCTGGCGGTGTGAAGCTGGTAAAGAGCGCGGATGAAGCTAAAGCTTTCGCTGAGCAGTGGTTGGGTAAAAACCTGGTGACCTATCAGACCGATGAGAATGGTCAGCCAGTTTCAAAAATCCTGGTTGAAGCGTGTACTGATATTGCCGAAGAGCTGTATCTGGGTGCAGTCGTGGACAGATCGACACGCCGTATTGTCTTCATGGCATCTACCGAAGGTGGTGTTGAAATTGAGAAAGTGGCGGAAGAAACTCCTGAAAAAATTCTGAAAGCTACTATTGATCCTTTGACAGGTGCTCAGCCATATCAAGGGCGTGAGCTGGCGTTTCAGTTGGGTTTAAAAGGCCCTCAAATCAACCAATTTGTCAAAATTTTTACTGGCTTGGCGCAGCTGTTCCAAGACAAGGATCTGGCATTGATCGAGATTAACCCTCTGGTTATCAAGACTGACGGTGATCTTCACTGTCTGGACGCCAAGCTGGGTGTTGATGGTAACGCCTTGTATCGTCACAAAGACCTGCAGGATATGAACGATCCTTCACAGGAAGACGAGCGTGAATCTCATGCTGCTTCTCACCAGCTTAACTATGTTGCGCTGGATGGCAATATCGGCTGTATGGTGAATGGTGCTGGCCTTGCTATGGGGACAATGGATATCGTTGCTCTGCATGGTGGTTTTCCTGCTAACTTCCTTGATGTAGGTGGTGGTGCAACCAAAGAACGTGTTGCTGAAGCATTCAAAATCATTCTTTCCGACAGTAAAGTTAAAGCGGTATTGGTAAATATTTTCGGTGGTATTGTTCGTTGTGACATGATTGCGGAAGGTATTATCGGTGCGGTTAAAGAAGTTGGTGTGACGGTTCCTGTCATTGTGCGTCTTGAAGGTACCAATGCTGAATTGGGTTCAAAAGTACTGGCCGATAGTGGACTGGATATCATCGCGGCAACCAGCCTGACCGATGCTGCTCAACAAGCCGTTAAAGCTGCAGGGGGTAACTGA